GCTAAACGAACTTCGTGACTCGTGTTGTTGTGCAACAAATTTGAACAATTGCAAAATTCAACAAGATATATAAATGGGAGAACACTGTATCACATCATCATGTCGCAGGTGTCAACAGAACCTTCGTCTAGCAATCTTGAACTAACCAAGTTCCAGCGAGATATCTTGGCAGTTCTTGCGCGTGGGCCAAACTATGGCCTCGGGTTAAAACGGGAACTCGAAGACCGGTACGGCGGAGAAGTAAACCATGGGCGGTTGTATCCAAATCTGAATGAGCTAGTTGATGCTGGATATATTAAAAAAGGTGAGCGGGACCGACGCACAAACGAGTATCAATTGACAGAGCCTGGCAAAGCGGCGTTACT
This portion of the Salinarchaeum sp. IM2453 genome encodes:
- a CDS encoding PadR family transcriptional regulator; translation: MSQVSTEPSSSNLELTKFQRDILAVLARGPNYGLGLKRELEDRYGGEVNHGRLYPNLNELVDAGYIKKGERDRRTNEYQLTEPGKAALLDDLEWVLENLGATDEHKKAVTDVVNETL